From one Fusobacterium mortiferum ATCC 9817 genomic stretch:
- a CDS encoding acyl-CoA dehydratase activase, whose amino-acid sequence MFFIGIDIGSTAAKVVVMDSEKIIEKFTLPTGWSCVETSDNILKKLEDMGYIKEDTKIVGTGYGRVSIPFAHKTITEITCHGLGAYYLFKQDCTVIDIGGQDTKIITLQDGMVADFIMNDKCSAGTGRFLEVMGNILGVKINDLIELSKNGKDTKITSMCTVFAESEVISLIGRGESRENIAYGVVNSVIERVSSLCRKHAKNSLFFLTGGLCSNEYILELLSSSLKGEVYSDTELARYAGAIGAALTAKKIKNR is encoded by the coding sequence TTGTTTTTTATAGGAATAGATATTGGGTCTACAGCAGCAAAAGTAGTTGTTATGGATTCTGAAAAGATAATAGAAAAGTTTACTCTACCAACTGGTTGGAGTTGTGTAGAAACTTCTGATAATATTTTAAAAAAATTAGAGGATATGGGATATATAAAAGAGGATACAAAAATAGTAGGAACTGGATATGGAAGAGTTTCAATCCCTTTTGCACATAAAACTATTACAGAGATAACTTGTCATGGATTAGGAGCTTATTACCTTTTTAAACAAGATTGTACTGTTATAGATATAGGTGGACAAGATACAAAAATAATTACTTTGCAAGATGGAATGGTAGCAGATTTTATCATGAATGACAAATGTTCTGCTGGAACAGGAAGATTTTTAGAAGTTATGGGAAATATATTAGGAGTAAAAATCAATGATTTAATAGAACTTTCTAAAAATGGGAAGGACACTAAAATTACATCTATGTGTACAGTTTTTGCTGAATCAGAAGTAATAAGTTTAATTGGACGTGGTGAAAGTAGAGAAAATATAGCCTATGGTGTTGTAAATTCTGTTATTGAGAGAGTAAGTTCATTATGTAGGAAACATGCTAAAAATTCATTATTTTTCTTAACAGGTGGACTATGTTCAAATGAATATATTTTAGAATTATTGAGTAGCTCCTTAAAAGGAGAAGTCTATTCAGACACAGAACTAGCTAGATATGCTGGTGCTATTGGTGCAGCATTAACAGCTAAAAAAATTAAAAATAGATAG
- a CDS encoding carbohydrate ABC transporter permease, with product MKKDKNNLIYYIAVFLFLIFILVPIIWCFIISISFEKDIFNDKLVFFPKSINFSNYLKLLNPKVKEGSNFLLAMKNSLFTSAITIIIGTPLAVMSGYAFARFRKIKGIKIFMTILLSTMVIPFFTTIIPLYTLFSKLNLLNSIGWLAIIYVSSFLPLVTWITMNYFKEFPIEIEEMALIDGCTRFQVILKILLPNVYPIIITGMLIIFLRAWSQYQLPLILAASRDVKPLTVLLAEFSSKDLILYGQIAAAGILTLLPPMIFSFVFRRYLISGLTKGIS from the coding sequence ATGAAGAAAGATAAAAATAATCTTATTTATTATATTGCTGTTTTCCTCTTTTTAATCTTTATACTAGTTCCAATAATTTGGTGTTTTATTATAAGTATTAGTTTTGAAAAAGATATTTTTAATGATAAATTAGTTTTCTTCCCTAAGAGTATCAATTTTTCAAATTATTTAAAATTACTAAATCCGAAAGTAAAAGAGGGAAGTAATTTTTTACTTGCTATGAAAAACTCTCTTTTTACTAGTGCAATAACTATTATTATAGGTACACCTCTAGCAGTTATGAGCGGATACGCTTTTGCTAGATTTAGAAAAATAAAAGGAATTAAAATATTTATGACAATTCTTTTATCAACTATGGTTATTCCATTTTTTACTACAATAATTCCACTCTATACTTTATTTTCAAAATTAAATCTTTTAAATAGTATAGGATGGTTAGCAATAATTTATGTTTCATCTTTTCTTCCACTTGTAACTTGGATAACTATGAACTATTTTAAAGAGTTTCCAATAGAGATAGAAGAGATGGCATTAATTGATGGATGCACAAGATTTCAAGTCATACTAAAAATATTACTTCCAAATGTTTACCCTATAATCATTACTGGAATGTTAATCATATTTTTAAGAGCTTGGAGTCAATACCAGTTACCTTTAATATTAGCAGCTTCAAGAGATGTAAAGCCTCTTACTGTTCTCTTAGCTGAGTTTTCATCAAAGGATTTAATATTGTATGGACAGATAGCAGCAGCGGGTATTTTAACACTACTACCTCCTATGATATTTTCATTTGTCTTTAGAAGATATTTAATATCAGGATTGACTAAAGGAATATCATAG
- a CDS encoding carbohydrate ABC transporter permease — MSRKDKIFPYILVLPGIFIVITTILYPILLTLIYSLQFYKLTKPYDKKIIGLQNYIEIFRDLDFYSSLINTSIIVVIVLIIGVIFSFIIALILNREGKISNFLTAIAIIPWALPPVVNGVIWKFMFYPEFGLINKVLYYLGVVDGAILWLNNRYISLIIFGIILSWRVIPFCSILILANIKAIPDDIFEAAEVDGASTFYKIKDILIPILKPTFLIVIINLILASINIFDEVVALVGFRKLGEPFMLYNYKQTFSFLNIGYGSAISYTLTLILGVIGLIYIKFLKREKNDEER; from the coding sequence ATGAGTAGAAAAGATAAAATATTTCCCTACATTTTAGTACTGCCAGGGATTTTTATAGTAATTACGACAATACTATATCCAATACTACTTACCTTAATATATAGTTTACAATTTTACAAGTTAACTAAGCCCTATGATAAAAAAATTATAGGGCTTCAAAACTATATTGAAATATTTAGAGACTTAGATTTTTATAGCTCTCTTATAAACACAAGTATAATTGTAGTCATTGTTTTAATTATTGGAGTAATATTTAGTTTTATAATAGCTCTAATTCTGAATAGAGAGGGAAAAATTAGTAATTTTCTTACAGCTATTGCTATTATCCCTTGGGCTCTCCCTCCAGTTGTAAATGGAGTTATTTGGAAGTTTATGTTTTATCCAGAATTTGGATTAATTAATAAAGTTCTTTATTATTTGGGAGTGGTAGATGGTGCTATACTTTGGTTAAATAATAGATATATCTCTTTAATAATTTTTGGAATAATACTTTCTTGGAGAGTAATACCATTTTGCAGTATTTTAATTTTAGCAAATATAAAAGCTATACCAGATGATATTTTTGAAGCAGCAGAAGTAGATGGTGCTTCAACATTTTATAAAATAAAAGATATACTAATTCCAATACTTAAACCTACATTTTTAATTGTAATAATTAATTTAATCTTAGCTAGTATAAATATTTTTGATGAAGTAGTAGCTCTTGTAGGATTTAGAAAATTAGGAGAACCTTTTATGTTATACAACTATAAACAGACTTTTTCTTTTCTAAATATAGGTTATGGAAGTGCTATCTCTTATACATTAACACTTATTTTAGGAGTAATAGGTCTTATTTATATAAAATTTTTAAAAAGGGAGAAAAATGATGAAGAAAGATAA
- a CDS encoding nucleobase:cation symporter-2 family protein yields MDATTNKVEKVDQMLPIGDLVLLGIQHIAAMCAGAMAVPIILGNILGLDSVQINHLVSASFMMAGLGTLIQTLGIKNFIGSRLPMVEGVSFAGVGALSAIGLTYSSTDPLTGLQIMFGATLVSGLFCFLMAPVFGKLLKFFPPLVSGTVVTCMGLSLIPVAIRWAGGVPGTPSFGNFQNISLALITLIIIVVIQKLSKGFLGNIAILIGIVLGTLIAIFMGVADFSSVATADFVNINTPLKYGIKFDITAILSLFLVQLVIMTDATGNQLNLSNICGVDEKDAKRLAAGLRGHGLSSMLAGIFNTFPHSLFGQNVGIAAITGVASRFVGTAAGVILLLISFFPKVTAVFTSIPSPVLGGAGIIMFGIVAANGIKRLGEVNYVGNKNLMIVATSIGVALIPIAVPEFFKFFPAWGKILFQSAVTLGCLTVLILNVVFNELGKKK; encoded by the coding sequence ATGGATGCAACAACTAATAAAGTAGAAAAAGTAGACCAAATGTTACCTATAGGAGATTTAGTTCTTCTTGGGATCCAGCATATAGCTGCTATGTGTGCAGGAGCTATGGCTGTCCCAATAATATTAGGAAATATTTTAGGATTAGATTCTGTACAAATTAACCATTTAGTAAGTGCATCATTTATGATGGCAGGATTAGGAACTTTGATTCAAACACTAGGGATAAAAAACTTTATAGGATCAAGACTTCCTATGGTAGAAGGAGTAAGTTTTGCTGGAGTAGGAGCACTTTCAGCTATTGGATTAACTTATAGTTCAACAGATCCATTAACAGGATTACAAATTATGTTTGGAGCAACATTAGTATCAGGATTATTCTGTTTCTTAATGGCTCCAGTATTTGGAAAATTATTAAAGTTTTTCCCACCACTAGTATCAGGAACAGTAGTTACTTGTATGGGATTATCACTTATTCCAGTAGCCATTAGATGGGCAGGAGGAGTACCAGGAACTCCATCATTTGGAAATTTCCAAAATATTTCACTAGCTTTAATAACTTTAATAATAATAGTTGTTATTCAAAAGTTATCAAAAGGATTTTTAGGAAATATAGCAATCTTAATAGGAATAGTTTTAGGAACATTAATAGCAATATTTATGGGAGTAGCAGACTTCTCAAGTGTTGCAACAGCAGATTTTGTAAATATTAATACACCATTAAAATATGGTATAAAATTTGATATTACAGCAATACTATCATTATTCTTAGTTCAGTTAGTAATAATGACAGATGCTACAGGAAATCAATTAAATCTTTCAAATATTTGTGGTGTAGATGAAAAGGATGCTAAGAGATTAGCAGCAGGACTTAGAGGTCATGGACTTTCATCAATGTTAGCAGGAATTTTTAATACTTTCCCTCACTCACTATTTGGACAAAACGTAGGTATAGCTGCAATTACAGGTGTAGCAAGCCGTTTTGTAGGAACAGCAGCAGGAGTTATCTTATTACTTATAAGCTTCTTCCCAAAAGTAACAGCAGTATTTACTTCAATTCCATCTCCAGTATTAGGAGGAGCAGGAATAATAATGTTCGGTATAGTTGCTGCTAATGGAATAAAAAGATTAGGAGAAGTAAATTATGTTGGAAATAAAAATCTTATGATAGTAGCAACAAGTATTGGAGTAGCTTTAATTCCAATAGCAGTTCCAGAATTTTTCAAATTTTTCCCAGCTTGGGGAAAAATACTTTTCCAAAGTGCAGTTACACTTGGATGTTTAACAGTTTTAATACTAAATGTTGTGTTTAACGAACTTGGAAAAAAGAAATAA
- a CDS encoding carboxylesterase family protein produces the protein MKSLKIKDVDKFTAGEMYGLKYRDFKPQKDGNKHPLIIWLHGAGEGGDSNITQILGNRGGVAFVEEDAQKIFDTPYVLAPQTPTFWMKSFFVGKRELVGEKDYTPDLVNLIKTYIRENPEIDKNRIYIGGCSMGGYQTFKTLVYATDLFAAAFITCPAYMPSTEELNTVKDTPIWLVHASDDTTVPVSNSRESFKYLKSIGADVVYTEYKDVVIDGNKYDPHGSYFYTLHNSPINDNGINIFQWIASKKRY, from the coding sequence ATGAAATCTTTAAAAATTAAAGATGTAGATAAATTTACTGCTGGTGAAATGTATGGTTTAAAATACAGAGATTTTAAACCTCAAAAAGATGGTAATAAACATCCTCTAATCATTTGGTTACATGGTGCTGGTGAAGGTGGAGATAGTAATATTACTCAAATATTGGGAAATCGTGGAGGAGTAGCTTTTGTTGAAGAGGATGCTCAAAAAATATTTGATACTCCTTATGTCTTAGCTCCTCAAACTCCTACATTTTGGATGAAATCATTTTTTGTAGGTAAAAGAGAGTTAGTTGGAGAAAAGGATTATACTCCAGATTTAGTAAATTTAATAAAAACTTATATTAGGGAAAATCCAGAAATAGATAAAAATAGAATATATATTGGTGGTTGTTCTATGGGTGGGTATCAAACTTTTAAGACATTAGTTTATGCCACAGACCTGTTTGCTGCTGCCTTCATTACTTGTCCAGCTTATATGCCAAGTACAGAAGAATTAAATACAGTAAAAGATACCCCTATCTGGTTAGTTCATGCTTCAGATGATACTACTGTCCCTGTATCAAATTCAAGAGAGTCTTTTAAATATCTAAAGAGTATAGGTGCAGATGTAGTTTACACAGAATATAAAGATGTTGTTATTGATGGAAATAAGTATGATCCACATGGTTCTTACTTCTATACACTACATAACTCTCCTATCAATGACAATGGAATCAATATTTTCCAATGGATTGCTTCTAAAAAGAGATATTAA
- a CDS encoding double-cubane-cluster-containing anaerobic reductase, which produces MNNLPKDFEIFSDARRQGFLKAKEIKDRGENMVGVFCTYTPKEVIYAAGAHPVSLCASNDETIPEAEKHLPKNLCPLIKASYGFALTDKCPYMYFSDLVVGETTCDGKKKMYELLGEIKDTHIMNLPNMKNEESLELWKKEIEKLITKLENKFNVEITEEKLKENIKFCNEERKILKEFYSLGKLVPPPISGYEIYKVLEGANFTFDKKEQNERLTKMIEHLKEVHKNNEGPISKNAPRILITGCPIGGVYEKVVKPLEELGGVVVAFENCSGIKNLEELVDESETPITALAKKYLNIPCSVMSPNKGREEILKNLIDEYQIDGVVEVVLQACHTYAVESYNIRKIVTKDKEIPYIALETDYSQTDFGQIKIRMEAFLELLG; this is translated from the coding sequence ATGAATAATTTACCGAAAGACTTTGAAATTTTTTCTGATGCTAGAAGACAAGGATTTTTAAAAGCTAAAGAGATAAAAGATAGAGGAGAAAATATGGTCGGAGTATTCTGTACTTATACTCCTAAAGAAGTTATTTATGCAGCAGGAGCTCATCCAGTTTCACTTTGTGCTTCAAATGATGAAACTATACCAGAAGCTGAAAAACATCTTCCTAAAAATTTATGCCCTCTAATTAAAGCAAGTTATGGTTTTGCCTTAACTGATAAATGTCCATATATGTATTTTTCAGATTTGGTTGTAGGTGAAACAACTTGTGATGGAAAAAAGAAAATGTATGAACTTCTTGGAGAAATTAAAGATACTCATATAATGAATCTTCCAAATATGAAAAATGAAGAATCACTTGAGCTTTGGAAAAAAGAGATTGAAAAGCTTATCACTAAATTAGAAAATAAATTTAATGTAGAGATTACAGAAGAAAAATTAAAAGAGAATATCAAATTTTGTAATGAGGAGAGAAAAATTCTAAAAGAGTTTTATTCTTTAGGAAAATTAGTTCCCCCACCAATTTCAGGATATGAAATTTATAAAGTTTTAGAAGGAGCAAATTTTACCTTTGATAAAAAAGAACAAAATGAGAGATTAACTAAGATGATAGAACATTTAAAAGAAGTACATAAAAATAATGAAGGACCTATCTCTAAAAATGCTCCAAGAATTTTAATAACAGGTTGTCCTATAGGTGGAGTATATGAAAAAGTTGTTAAACCTTTAGAAGAGTTAGGTGGAGTTGTTGTTGCTTTTGAAAATTGTAGTGGTATAAAAAATTTAGAGGAATTAGTTGATGAAAGTGAAACTCCTATAACTGCACTTGCTAAAAAATATTTAAATATTCCTTGTTCAGTAATGAGTCCAAATAAAGGAAGAGAAGAGATTTTAAAAAATCTAATAGATGAGTACCAAATAGATGGAGTAGTTGAAGTAGTATTACAAGCTTGTCACACATATGCAGTAGAAAGTTATAATATTAGAAAAATTGTTACTAAAGATAAAGAGATTCCATATATAGCTTTAGAAACTGACTATTCACAAACTGATTTTGGTCAAATAAAAATAAGAATGGAAGCTTTCTTAGAATTATTAGGATAG
- a CDS encoding sugar ABC transporter substrate-binding protein, which produces MRKKFLLATSLVLSGTIILSGCSKDEPTTKQEKNQEITFMIPDWGVPPQNMLAEFEKETGIKVNVETVSWDDMRNKIAIAASGNKAAADVFEVDWSWIGEFEKAKWLEPIELSQEDINDIPSISTFIVNGQVLAVPYANDFRIGYYNKVIYEQVGLDEPQTWNDVMADMEILKEKNILKYPYTFPLNANEATTTSFIWLTYLRDGKVFNEDGTLNKENALTTLNFVNDMLKKELINPANLTLNGLDSYRQILSKDAAFMIGPTSFIARAVDPTQSKAIGEIEVILPPGKDGKTTQTMALTEAVGVSSLSENKEAAKEFVKWYTSQDTQRAFFKEISAIPTRTSVLNAVIDAGEIKNPGAMKETSVLVKSPFPNGVPAYYAEMSSSIYNAINSMASGNITPEEAVNQIDVKIKELLKN; this is translated from the coding sequence ATGAGAAAAAAATTTTTATTGGCAACATCCTTAGTACTATCTGGAACTATCATTTTAAGTGGATGTTCTAAAGATGAGCCCACAACAAAGCAGGAAAAAAATCAGGAAATAACATTTATGATTCCAGACTGGGGAGTGCCACCACAGAATATGTTAGCAGAGTTTGAAAAAGAAACAGGAATTAAAGTAAATGTAGAAACAGTTTCTTGGGATGATATGAGAAATAAAATTGCAATAGCAGCAAGTGGAAATAAAGCAGCTGCTGATGTTTTTGAAGTAGATTGGTCTTGGATAGGAGAGTTTGAAAAAGCTAAATGGTTAGAGCCTATCGAACTTTCACAAGAAGATATCAATGATATTCCAAGTATTTCAACATTTATTGTAAATGGTCAAGTATTAGCAGTACCTTATGCAAATGATTTTCGTATAGGATATTATAATAAAGTGATATATGAACAAGTAGGTTTAGATGAACCTCAAACTTGGAATGATGTAATGGCAGATATGGAAATATTAAAAGAAAAAAATATTTTAAAATATCCATATACATTCCCACTAAATGCTAATGAAGCAACAACTACATCATTTATTTGGTTAACTTATCTAAGAGATGGAAAAGTTTTTAATGAAGATGGTACTTTGAATAAAGAAAATGCTCTAACTACTTTAAATTTTGTAAATGATATGTTAAAGAAAGAGCTTATTAATCCAGCTAATCTAACTTTAAATGGTTTAGATAGCTATAGACAGATTTTAAGTAAAGATGCAGCTTTTATGATTGGACCTACATCTTTCATAGCAAGAGCTGTTGACCCGACTCAATCTAAAGCTATTGGTGAAATTGAAGTTATTCTTCCACCTGGTAAAGATGGAAAAACTACACAAACTATGGCTTTAACAGAGGCAGTAGGAGTATCTTCTCTATCTGAAAATAAAGAAGCAGCAAAAGAGTTTGTTAAATGGTATACTTCTCAAGATACACAAAGAGCTTTCTTTAAAGAGATTAGTGCTATTCCAACAAGAACTTCTGTTTTAAATGCTGTTATAGATGCTGGAGAGATTAAAAATCCTGGAGCTATGAAAGAAACTTCTGTTCTAGTAAAATCTCCTTTCCCTAATGGAGTACCAGCTTATTATGCAGAAATGAGTAGTTCTATTTATAATGCTATTAATAGTATGGCTAGTGGAAATATTACTCCTGAAGAAGCAGTTAACCAAATTGATGTAAAAATAAAGGAGCTTCTTAAAAATTAA
- a CDS encoding sigma-54 interaction domain-containing protein, with the protein MSLLKKIQNYVKDYAEIIADILQCDVEIADEDLVRIAGTGQYSENINELCKGIVYKNVFETKKSRILINPKEDELCEECSHKDTCTETLEMSAPIFYKDKVIGVIGLICFTEEDKKRLLKNMETYLKFTEKIGDFISGKVFELEEELEKKEIMGIMKQIINNYDKCVLVVDSEGKILDANDLALKELKIESGLGLAYQRINIIPKNEALFGKDIFSAEINREKYNLIGTLIPVTGFSSKEYKIFLFENFNFDKSKEISKNKYAANNIFLEDIISKSEKMSKLKEKIRKIAKTQSTVLITGESGTGKELIARAIHNCSDRAKQPFIAINCGAIPENLLESELFGYVKGAFSGASNEGRVGKFELANNGVIFLDEIGEMPFFLQVKLLRVLQERTIVRIGSNKLINLNIRVIAATNKNLLKLVKEGKFREDLYYRLNVIPLKVPALRERQEDILLLRDYLNTKYSKSLGSSKIVMDDDINEIFLKHSWPGNVRELENSVEFLLNMSDENGNIDEETREDLKRNLKSNSKYDDKILEKKVIEDDEIITLEESEKRLISKALRIYGSDTTGKNICAEKLGIGIATLYRKIEKYKL; encoded by the coding sequence ATGTCATTGTTAAAAAAAATACAAAACTATGTAAAAGATTATGCTGAAATAATAGCAGATATATTACAATGTGATGTAGAAATAGCAGATGAAGACCTAGTAAGAATAGCTGGAACTGGGCAATATAGTGAAAATATAAATGAACTATGTAAGGGAATTGTTTATAAAAATGTTTTTGAAACAAAAAAAAGTAGAATATTAATAAACCCTAAAGAAGATGAATTATGTGAAGAGTGTTCTCATAAAGATACTTGTACTGAAACATTAGAGATGTCAGCTCCTATTTTTTATAAGGATAAAGTTATTGGGGTTATTGGATTAATATGTTTTACTGAAGAAGATAAAAAGAGATTATTAAAAAATATGGAAACTTATTTAAAGTTTACAGAAAAAATAGGAGATTTTATATCTGGAAAGGTATTTGAATTAGAAGAAGAGCTTGAAAAAAAAGAGATAATGGGAATAATGAAGCAAATTATTAATAACTATGATAAATGTGTTTTAGTAGTTGATAGTGAAGGGAAAATCTTAGATGCAAATGATTTAGCTTTAAAAGAGTTAAAGATTGAGAGTGGATTAGGATTAGCTTATCAAAGAATAAATATTATTCCTAAAAATGAGGCACTTTTTGGTAAAGATATATTTTCAGCAGAGATTAATAGAGAGAAATATAATTTAATCGGAACTTTAATTCCAGTGACTGGATTTTCTTCAAAGGAATATAAGATATTTTTATTTGAAAACTTTAATTTTGATAAAAGTAAAGAGATATCTAAAAATAAATATGCTGCTAATAATATTTTTCTTGAAGATATAATAAGTAAATCAGAAAAAATGAGTAAGTTAAAAGAAAAAATAAGAAAGATAGCTAAAACACAATCAACAGTACTTATAACTGGAGAAAGTGGAACAGGAAAAGAATTGATAGCAAGAGCTATTCATAATTGTAGTGATAGAGCAAAACAACCATTTATTGCTATTAATTGCGGTGCTATACCAGAAAATCTATTAGAAAGTGAATTGTTTGGATATGTAAAAGGAGCTTTTAGTGGAGCTAGTAATGAGGGAAGAGTAGGAAAATTTGAATTAGCTAATAATGGAGTTATATTTTTAGACGAGATAGGAGAAATGCCATTTTTTCTTCAAGTTAAGCTTTTAAGGGTATTACAAGAAAGAACAATTGTAAGAATTGGTTCTAATAAATTGATAAATTTAAATATCAGAGTGATAGCTGCAACTAATAAAAATTTATTAAAATTGGTAAAAGAAGGGAAATTTAGAGAAGATTTATATTATAGATTAAATGTAATTCCTTTAAAAGTTCCAGCTTTAAGAGAGAGACAAGAAGATATACTATTGTTGAGAGATTATTTAAATACAAAGTATAGTAAGTCATTAGGAAGTTCTAAAATTGTAATGGATGATGATATAAATGAAATATTTTTAAAACATAGCTGGCCTGGGAATGTTAGAGAGTTGGAAAATAGTGTGGAATTTTTATTAAATATGTCAGATGAAAATGGAAATATAGATGAGGAAACAAGAGAGGATTTAAAAAGAAATTTGAAAAGTAATAGTAAATATGATGATAAAATTCTTGAAAAAAAGGTAATAGAAGATGATGAAATAATAACTTTAGAAGAGAGTGAAAAGAGGTTAATTTCTAAAGCCTTAAGAATTTATGGATCTGATACTACTGGAAAAAATATATGTGCTGAGAAATTAGGAATAGGAATAGCAACTTTATATAGAAAAATAGAGAAATATAAATTATAA
- the ssnA gene encoding putative aminohydrolase SsnA — translation MILKNGRVITQDKDRPYIEDGAVVIEGNKIIAVDTTENILAKYKEEDIIDVDGKVIMPGFINTHHHIYSAFARGMASSGKPNENFLEILENLWWKIDKKLSLEDLKYSAYTTYIDCIKKGVTTVFDHNASPFAVTGSLDSIADAAKDLGLRTCLCYEVSDRDGEKIAQEGIDENINFIKKYNTDEQNMIKGMFGLHASFTLSDETLRKCDEELKGLNAGYHVHVAEGIDDLEQCLEKYGKRVVERLRDMNILGDKTIAVHCIHVTDDELNILRDTNTMVVHNPESNMGNAVGCQPFLELHQKGITIGLGTDGYTSDMTESMKVANIIHKHVKQNPSVAWGEVPVSMFENNRKIAQKYFSGDLGILRAGALADVIVVDYDPLTPMNENNINSHILFGFTGKDVVTTIIDGKVIMQDRKLVGINEKEIFKTSREVAKKLWDRM, via the coding sequence TTGATATTAAAAAATGGAAGAGTGATAACTCAAGATAAAGATAGACCATACATAGAAGATGGAGCAGTAGTAATAGAGGGAAATAAAATAATAGCTGTAGATACTACAGAAAATATTCTAGCAAAGTACAAAGAGGAAGATATTATTGATGTAGATGGAAAAGTAATAATGCCAGGATTTATCAATACTCATCACCATATTTATAGTGCTTTTGCTAGAGGAATGGCATCATCAGGGAAGCCAAATGAAAACTTTTTAGAAATACTTGAAAATTTATGGTGGAAGATTGATAAAAAATTAAGTTTAGAAGATCTTAAGTATAGTGCTTATACAACATATATAGATTGTATAAAAAAAGGAGTAACAACAGTATTTGATCATAATGCTAGTCCATTTGCAGTAACAGGTAGCTTAGATTCAATAGCAGATGCAGCGAAAGATTTAGGACTTAGAACTTGCCTTTGCTATGAAGTATCAGATAGAGATGGAGAAAAAATTGCTCAAGAAGGAATAGATGAAAATATAAACTTTATAAAGAAATATAATACAGATGAGCAAAACATGATAAAAGGAATGTTTGGATTACATGCTTCATTTACTTTATCAGATGAAACATTAAGAAAATGTGATGAAGAGTTAAAAGGATTAAATGCTGGATATCATGTTCATGTTGCTGAAGGAATAGATGACTTAGAGCAATGCCTAGAAAAATATGGAAAAAGAGTTGTTGAAAGACTAAGAGATATGAATATCTTAGGAGATAAAACTATAGCTGTTCATTGTATCCATGTAACTGATGATGAGTTAAATATTTTAAGAGATACAAATACAATGGTAGTTCACAATCCAGAATCAAATATGGGAAATGCAGTAGGATGTCAACCATTCTTAGAACTACATCAAAAAGGGATAACAATAGGATTAGGAACAGATGGTTATACAAGTGATATGACAGAGTCAATGAAGGTGGCTAATATAATTCATAAACATGTAAAACAAAATCCTTCAGTAGCTTGGGGAGAAGTTCCTGTATCTATGTTTGAAAATAATAGAAAAATAGCTCAAAAATATTTTAGTGGAGATTTAGGAATATTAAGAGCTGGAGCTTTAGCAGATGTGATAGTAGTAGATTACGATCCACTTACTCCTATGAACGAAAATAATATTAATTCACATATTTTATTTGGATTTACAGGAAAAGATGTAGTTACAACTATTATAGATGGTAAAGTAATAATGCAAGATAGAAAACTTGTAGGAATAAATGAGAAAGAGATATTTAAAACATCAAGAGAAGTAGCAAAAAAATTATGGGATAGAATGTAA